One region of Synechococcus elongatus PCC 11801 genomic DNA includes:
- the patD gene encoding heterocyst frequency control protein PatD produces the protein MDLRSQLVTWQTALTAPEADWIAIQQQGQAIAIALAQTDSDRYLTYRLEIEKHLRLLQLDLSFWQRSRDPQSQQVRVAALQQRQQTLIRYCEAVLTAIAA, from the coding sequence ATGGATCTGCGATCGCAATTGGTCACATGGCAAACGGCGTTAACTGCGCCGGAGGCTGACTGGATCGCGATTCAGCAGCAGGGACAAGCGATCGCGATCGCCTTAGCTCAGACAGACAGCGATCGCTATCTGACCTATCGCCTCGAAATTGAAAAGCATCTGCGGCTATTACAGCTCGATCTCAGCTTTTGGCAGCGCAGCCGCGATCCGCAGAGCCAGCAAGTGCGAGTGGCAGCCCTACAGCAGCGGCAACAGACCCTCATCCGCTACTGTGAGGCGGTGCTTACCGCGATCGCTGCATGA
- a CDS encoding cytochrome b, which yields MTNATQAPPTVLPKRRVNNAFRNLMSLHWWMAWAYLVLFVGGSIMAQLPREVSFRSSLYDFHKSIGILTIGLLLGRVLLLLRVWWRKYSRQFPQTSAHWWRRLLLHSSLYGFMIVVPVTGILLSNSFRSNNVKFFGIIIPDIFPQNAAMVEVGRSLHFWLAYSFLMFVVVHIIDQWKVVRAIVRRWKNWSQTLMQSTANRVSKAESDR from the coding sequence ATGACTAATGCTACGCAAGCCCCACCAACCGTGCTACCGAAGCGACGAGTTAATAATGCTTTCCGTAATCTGATGTCTTTGCATTGGTGGATGGCCTGGGCTTACCTCGTGTTGTTCGTGGGTGGAAGCATTATGGCTCAACTACCACGCGAGGTTTCCTTCCGGTCTAGCCTCTATGATTTCCACAAGTCGATCGGGATTTTGACAATTGGTTTACTGCTAGGCCGAGTGCTGCTGTTGCTGCGGGTTTGGTGGCGAAAATACTCGCGTCAATTTCCCCAAACCTCTGCTCATTGGTGGCGCAGACTTCTGCTGCATAGCAGTCTCTATGGATTTATGATTGTCGTTCCTGTGACAGGAATTCTTCTATCTAATTCCTTCAGATCCAATAATGTCAAATTCTTTGGCATTATTATCCCCGATATATTTCCCCAGAATGCTGCCATGGTCGAAGTGGGACGCAGCTTACACTTTTGGTTAGCTTATAGCTTCTTGATGTTTGTTGTTGTTCATATAATTGATCAGTGGAAAGTGGTTCGTGCGATCGTACGCCGGTGGAAAAACTGGTCACAAACATTGATGCAAAGCACTGCTAATCGGGTGAGCAAGGCTGAGAGTGATCGCTAG